The Acipenser ruthenus chromosome 30, fAciRut3.2 maternal haplotype, whole genome shotgun sequence genome includes the window AGTGCAGGTGTTTCCTGTGTCGCCCTGCTATAAGAAGGTTTGAATAAGCCTTTCATAAACTTGAAACCCGTGCAATCTGAGCCTGTATGTGGCTCAGAAACTGTTGCAAGCAGCTTGTGCCCTTTCAGCGAAAAACAACATGtgggggaatgtaaacaaacaggacAGCCAACAACACTGATGAAAGAACATACAGCGTTGAATCGTTTACACAAGCCTTTGATACCGGGAGACTTCAGGACAAAGAACgacattttataatataatgaCAAGGGGGTTGGGTCATTGTCATAAGCAAGATTATTTAACAGAGGGGTTGTCTCAACctggctttattttttttaatttagaaggtttaaaatgttttttttaatgcggTTTGTAACCTCCTACGGTTTGTATTTAGTGTACATAACATATTAGATAACAAATATAATGACCTAACAAAGGCATCTAtttcaataataaaacataatgaaaGAAACTTGGATGGGTCAGTTCAGTTTTTAATGTTCACTGTTAGCAAGTCCTTTTCGACTTGATGTTATAAAACACACCTTATAAATAACTGGAATGCAACGTTCATAAACAGCTTTGTTATTCATCCTAGATCGAGGCGGAATTGCACTGTTGAGAGATCATGATGGGATTGCTTTTCAAACCTGCCAAAGCGCCAGACAGAATCTGTCATCTAGCTTCTAATCTGAATTTGCAGACACTTTAAATGCAATAGGTAGCCTTGATTGCGGCCCTatatttacaacattgatccctGAGCTTGCACCTTTGTTTGgatcctgaaaaacaaaactgttcatgTTTCAAAACTGTTCAAGCAGACAGAAGCTTTTACAAGAATTAtttagaggggaaaaaaacaacaacacgggGCTAAATAAGTGATTGAAAATGACACCGGATATTATACGTACAGTAATATAAACTCGGATCAcagcaaatagattttttttccttttacagaCGCCTGTGACGTCAGGTTTTCCTGTGCTCTCATCTCAAACCACTGCACTTTGTCATTGTTTTAATGTCAGGATGTCCGCCTCAACCCCTCTTCATAATAGGGTATAGATGTATATGAATTAATGATACATTTATAATACAATTATAGAAACAGTAGCCTTCACAGGACACAAAAACGGCCATTAACACAGAACCGTGATTCGATTAGCATTCAACACTGCTAAATTTAGACACGCTAACAGAAACTTTGTCGAGAAACAACACCTGCAAAACTACATACAACTTTTCAATGACTTTCCCAATGTTTTTAACGTGAATTAAAAATGATTGTTGTGATTAGAATCATACAAACGGCTAATATCTAAACTGTGTGTGGAAatggtacaataaataaataaataaaacacacacacagcaaaaaaaaaatgttggggtGTCGTGCCTTTGAAGCATTAAGGCCATGATAAAGATCTACTCATGAGCTATCACCCAGACAGCCCTCTCGTGAGTGATAAGCTAACAATAGCCATCAATCTAGGTTCTGTctgtatgtgggggggggggggggggggggggacaacacCAATTTTGCAAACACAGTTCCAGCCCCCCCAGTGTGTATTCTGGGGTAACAAGAATCTATGACTGAAAAAACAATGACGAAGTGGAAGGCATGTAGTCTGGGCTTTCAAATGTGTAAGACTTTGCGGGGACAACCTTTTTAACTTAAAGCAAGTGAAATAAATACACACGCTCACTATAACATCACAATCGCGTGGCTTTTACTTACTTTGTACCCCACAAGTACGTCAAGTAGTGATATATTCAGGATTGTATTTACACACGAAACAAAACCGCGTTCCTCGTGTACAAGGTATATGCGCTTCGTGGCAGAAAGGCACCTTTTGGGCATCAGTTGTTAGATACAATGTTTTGCTTGATTAACAAAGACTCGAGGTTTCCGGAGGCTTGTGGGATTTTGTATTTCCTTGGAAGGTAACACCATCAAAGGTCCCAAATTTAACTCTCCCTACGTGTAACTGAAATTAAACGTTACTAATTAAATACATTAAGCGCATATAAACTAAAGATTTGCAAGCTAGTACAGATTAGGAGAAGgcgaaatgtttttatttattcgttGTCTGTGGGATAGCTTTTTATAAACTAAAAACGGACAGGGGACGCAGTTAATTTGTGGTACTGTTTTAATCGTAGGCGTACGGCGGTGTTGTCATTACATTGTGTTTGGTAATCTTTCTCATCGACCGCTATAATGTTTTAAACTCCCGTTtcaccttttgtgtgtgtgtgtgtgtgtctgaaaaTACAAAACCGGAATACGAAATCTTAACCGAATGAAGAACAGAAATTCCCAGCACAGGCGTCACAGCGAGCACAGAGGCATGACGTCAATCTCTCCAGTTGGCAGGCTATTTGCATATACCCGCCCCCTCCCGTAGAGCGGTTATGTTCGTGACCACGCCTTTTCCCGTGCTAGGACCCAATTACATGGTCGATAGCGGGCAGTCACAGCGCTATTGGTAATTTGAGATTGTCAATCAGAGTGGATCTGAGGCTATAAAAGGCGAGCGCAGCGTCTCTTTTATTTTACTTGCCTTACGCTGTAGTCTGTACGTTTAGTggcaggatttattttattttttgtttgttttttttaaatttatttttttggtaggGTTTTGTAAACTTAAACAACGAAACCTAAATAgcactttagaaaaaaaaaaaaatattgaacaagtTCGCATAAAGAAACGACAGTTTCCTAAACAAAGGTAATAGCTATATTTTTAGGAGCTCGTTTTTCCTCTTCCCCGGGACGACGTATTTAATCATCCCTGTACGTGTCGAGGGCGTGAAGAAACGACGTTTAAAATGGATCCCCAGTGTTTTAACGGCAAGGCGGAAATGGAGCCCGAAACCACAGCCGCCGCCGGGTTCATCGCCAGCCTGTTAAGAACCAGAGGCTTCCTGACGGAGCTGCAGCTCCAGAAATTCAGCAAGTCTCTCCAGGAGGCGTTAGCCGGTAAGAAAGAAGCTGCATTTATAACAGAGACGAGAAATAGCGATGTGAAGACGGGAGGGGGGGAGCGAAGGAGACCTTTATCAAGCGAATGACTTAACCCACTGCACGACTAGGCcacgtttgtttatttattaatgtatttatttattgtatgtcACTTTATTGTACATGTACAGTGTAGTGGTGCTCTAGAAAGTTGTATTTGAGGGTAACTTATTACATTACTTTAGTTAAGTAACTACAAACCCGAGCGAAGTTTTCCCTTTGTTCCGCCATGTTGCGTTTTGCTCGTGGTGGCTGTCCTAGGATTTCACTTCCGTACTTACATTGGAAATATGTTTTAttgatagctttaaaaaaaaaaaaacagttagtaACTTAACAGTCGATATGAGTCTTTAATATTTGGCAGTTTCCTCCTTGCTTAGAGCAACAAGTGATTAATCGCGGTCGTGTGGATTACGTGTCAGTACGCTTCTTTACACTTAGTATTTGGCAGACAcctctttatccaaggcgacttccacGTATGCTAAATAATGGATTGGGTGTATGGGGCATTGAAGTATATCAACATTTATTTAAgcaaatttcattttctttttgtgcAGCTGCGGAGTCAGCTGCCTTAGTGTCAGAAAAATCCTACTGTTAGTAACATCATTATTTTCccccatttttttcattttttttagatcACTACAAACAGCACTGGTTCCCAGACAGACCCCAGAAGGGTTCGGGCTACCGCTGCATCAGGATTAACCACGAAATGGATCCGCTCATCGGCAAATCCGCCAGCCGGATCGGGCTGAGCAGCCAGCAGCTGTTTCATCTCCTCCCGAAGGAGCTGACCCTGTGGATCGACCCCTTCGAGGTGTCCTACCGCATCGGCGAGGACGGATCCACCTGCGTTCTGTACGAGACCGAGGCGCCAGCTGCCTCCGCCAGCAGCAGCAACGCCAGCGCTTATAACCCCATGCTGATGTGCAAACAGCAGCTCCTTATGGGCCGTAGGAGCCCACCTAAAAACTACCTGATGACCGTCTCTAGCTAGAGCTTCCCCGGGTTGTGTTAGTTTAATCAGACAGGCAATTCGTGCACCAGCGAGGGAGGAGTGGGGGTAAATCTATCGATTTAACTTAGCAGCTACCTTTTTcctttttgatttttatttcttttgagaCATGAAAGAATTAGGGGATGGTCCTGTATCTCTTCTGTTTCTGCAGCTTATCTATAAGGTGTTTGTACTGTTCCACCTGTTGGTGGGTTGGCTAAATTGAACACAACAAAGGAAACCGAACCAGCACATACACAAGCCAACTATGGAGGGTGTTTAACagagaaggggggaggggggggtctgGTTATTCCATTTAGAGACGCTGAAATGTAGTTTCttgaacttttcttttttaaaagggtTACTCTGACAGTAGCCTGCACTCTTGCACTGCCAAGgcgtttggtgttttgttttttttattaatatttggtaTGTTCTCAATTTAGCAAACGCTGAAACTAGCCTTCTGTATTATATAAAGTTTTTAACACTGCAAAGTAAATCTTCCTGGGCTGGGAGGGATTGAACTAGTGGCTCAAGCCTGAAATGGAGAGTGTTTAGATTCCTTGGTTGAAACCTCTCTATATAGAAaggtgcaataaaaataaaaaaaacaacatgcagaACTCAAACACATGGACTGTGGATATTGCAGCAGCTCaggtttttaattgtaaaatctCAAGTATAATTTGTACGTGCCATATCTGTCACACGGAGTACAGTTGCTGTGTAAACCAAAAAAGTACAGTTTAAGTGCAATTAATGATCCaaagtttttaaatatgtaacCTGGCCCATAATTCTAGTTTACAGTAGTAAGGTCAACAAACAGCAGACTGGTTCTAAATGCCTGTTTGCCTTGCTGCCTAAATGACTTAATTTTTTTTCCCATCCCCCTCTTTAAGAGCTGTAAAGTATTGCTGCAAGTAAGCCACAGTTGTTGGAATTTTGCtgcatgtaactttttttttataacgttTTGCTGGTTATCAAGAGAAGGTTTTGTGCAATAGAACTTGATGACCCACTCAAACAATCCTCTGCACTATTTCTAGCACACAAAGCATCCCTTTTATTTCTTTCTGTGTTTTAAAGGGTAGTATTAACAGCTTGCTATCCAGCAAAAGTGGAAAATGTATACTGTGAACatgaactgtgttgtttcaacAACTCTATTAAATGTCCATCTtcccaaagggggggggggtttgaaacTGGATTGCAGATCAGATTGTTGGACACGTATGGAattccctgttttttttaaagtgttcatTGCCTGTTTGAATAAGCTGTGAGGTTGTAGTTTTATTGTAAATTGATTAGCATCAAACTGACACATTGTATCCTATTGCTggagtgtaataataataatgatgtagtatttctttctttccaaaTGGGCTGTTGAGCAGCCTAATCTGTTTACTGTTGTGGATTGTAAAGGTTGGAAGATGAACCTGCCTCAGCCAATGTACATTTCTTGTTTATGGATTGTGTACATATATATTGATAAAGAtgtacagttttgtacttttacGCAAAAAAGTCATTAAGATAATaaacaaattaagaaaaaaaaaaccttgagccTTGCATGTTTCCTTTTACTGCGAATTTTGCAATAAATGCAGGTGCTGCACTAAAGAACTCTGTTGTGCAGATTGTAGGTATTTGGGGGTGGGTGAGCTATGTAGAACTCCTGTTGATTAAACTGGGTCTAACAGTACACAGAATGCACAGCATGGGTGGGGCTCATGGGACTCGTATGTAACAAGAGTCTTCAATTAACACTTCATTTTGGGTTTGTGATTTTTCAAGCAACAGGAACAGTTCTAATTCTAAACTAGTTGCTACACTTTTTTCCCTTTAACTGGCTGATTTCAATAAAGCTTTTCAGTTCCCCAGTCTTGTACCAGTGTACAGTTTGCAGGGATTTCTTTAGCTTTTTTTCCCCATTGTTTAACAGTGCCCTTTGACTGGAGTGAAAGCCTGGTAAACGTGGTCCATCGTGTTCCAGTTTCCTCTGTCTTGAGACTATTGTGTGAGTGTTCTGTCATGCATACACGGTTTCCACATCCCAGCATTGTTTTCCCAATCACTGTTTAATACTGCTTTCCAGTAAAGAGAACAATAATTGCCCCTAAAAGacttcaaaaataaaacctgggaAATAACTTGTGGCGTGGTTGCTAGTTGACTTCCTCTCTCATATTGCAGAGGGGGGGGGACCCAGACTCCAATTACAGCATCAGCGAAACAAACTATCCAGGCAGGCATTTGAACAGGACTGTCTcaatacacagagagagacattGACAGCTCTGCTTTGCAGTGAAACTTTTGTCTTGGCTGTCTAGCGTTTAGTTTTACCAACTCGGTCGTGTGATTGAGTTTTTAAAGGTGTCTGGTTGTTTTGCAGTTAGGGAGTGGAGAGGACTGACAGATGCAAGGTGACCAGGCTCCAAGGTGTTTGAATTATGGTGTCTGACCACTCCTCTGATTCTTCATGGGTGTGGAGGTGGAAACCAACAAACCCTGTGCTCCAGAGAGTCTTCAAGTCGTTCATTTAGATGGTTGTGTAACCCCCTGCCACACTCCCATCCACGTTGAGATCCTGCCGTTTAAACGCAGTGATCGCACCCTTTCTGTACGTTTCTATACCACCCTGATGTAAAAGGTCTGTAGAGAGTGTTTCGGAGTGGACAGTACAGAAGCAAAAAAAACTGCAACTTTTCTGAACAAAAAAGATGTCTACGCCTTCTTTTGGGTTTTCTGTGAACGGCCGCTATACCTGTAGTAGTCCTAGCAGCACAAATCTGCCGGTCTTCGTGAATGCAAGAGAAGTCATGTTTAAAGCAAGGAGTGTGGGGAA containing:
- the LOC117964400 gene encoding protein BTG2-like; the protein is MDPQCFNGKAEMEPETTAAAGFIASLLRTRGFLTELQLQKFSKSLQEALADHYKQHWFPDRPQKGSGYRCIRINHEMDPLIGKSASRIGLSSQQLFHLLPKELTLWIDPFEVSYRIGEDGSTCVLYETEAPAASASSSNASAYNPMLMCKQQLLMGRRSPPKNYLMTVSS